Part of the Deltaproteobacteria bacterium genome, ACGGTTCCACTGCGAGATTGGCGGCCTTGCATAAAGACGATCCCACGGTGAAGGTGGTGGAACTGCGAGATAACTTCGGGAAATCGGTCGCCCTGTCGGTGGGATTCGAGCACGCGAACGGGGAGATCATCTTCACCATGGACGCCGACCTGCAGGACGATCCGAAGGAGATTCCCCGGTTTCTGGAAAAAATAGAGGAAGGTTACGACCTTGTCTCCGGCTGGAAATTCAAGCGCCACGACCCGGTGGGCAAGACATTCCCTTCGAAGATCTTCAACCGGGTCGTTTCCATGATGACCGGTATCAAACTGCACGATTTCAACTGCGGTTTCAAATGCTACCGGCGGGTGGTCGTGCAAAATGTCCGGATCTACGGTGAACTGCACCGCTTCGTCCCGGTCCTGGCCCGCTGGAAAGGGTTCCGGGTGGCGGAGATCAAGGTCGATCATCACCCGAGGCTGCACGGGGTATCCAAGTACGGAGTGGAGCGGTTTACGCGCGGGTTCCTCGATCTGCTGACAGTTCTCTTCCTGACCCGCTACCTGAAACGGCCGCTCCACCTCTTCGGGGGAATCGGCCTCTTCTGTCTGGTCCCCGGTCTGCTCCTGAGCGCATGGTTCGTGATTCAATGGCTGATCGGTGTTCCCATGCATGTCCGGCCCTTCATGGTCTTCGGCTGGGTGGCGATCATCCTCGGCATACAGTTCATCTCAATGGGGCTTTTGGGGGAGATGCTGATCCATTCGTTTCACACCTATAAGCAGCGGGAAGACCCGTCGATTATCCGTAGAACCATGCTGTAGAATTTCTGTACGGAAGAAGAGATTGATCTACCGGGAAACAGGCCGATATGTACAGGATCCGCTCCCTGGAGTTGTGTATTGTTCAATGGGATGATGAATAGAGGTGACACTCTTGCGAAGAAAAGGCTCCTGTCAAACTTCGCTTCGCTTTCCGTCCTTCAGGGGGCGAATTACCTGTTGCCCTTCATAACCCTTCCCTATCTTGTCCGTGTTCTTGGGCCGGAGAAGTTCGGGCTTGTCGCCTTCGCCCAGGCCTTTATACAGTATTTCAATATCCTGACCGATTACGGGTTCAACCTTTCGGCTACCCGCGAGATATCCATACACAGGGAAGATGGTAACGAGTTGTCCGGGATATTCAGCGCCGTCATGATGATAAAGCTTGCACTGCTGGCCCTGTCGGCGGTCATCATGTTATGCATCGTCTTTTCTTTCGGCAGGTTCTATCAGCAACGGCTGGTATATTACTATGCCTTCGGCATGGTGGCGGGGCAGTGCATATTCCCCGTCTGGTTTTTTCAGGGGATGGAAAGGATGAAATATATCACCTTCCTGAATATATCGGCCAGGCTGATCTTCACAGTCTGCATCTTTGTCTTCGTTCATGACGTGAATGATTACATCTATGTACCCCTGATCAACTCACTGGGTTTCATGACGGCAGGCATTCTCGCCTTCGTGATCGTCTTTAAGGACTTCCACGTGCGGTTTACACTCCCTTCCGTGGAAAGGATAAGGCACCAGTTGAAAGAAGGTTGGCATATATTCATCTCCACCGTTGCAATCAGCCTGTACACGACCTCCAATACGTTCATACTGGGGCTCCTGACCAATGACACCATCGTAGGGTACTATTCCGCGGCGGAGAAGATCATCAGGGCCGTACAGGGGCTGTTGACTCCGGTCTCCCAGGCGGTCTATCCCTATGTAAGCCGGTTGATTCATACGGCGAGGGGAGAGGGGATCCGGTTCCTGCGCAGAATGACGGTCATGGTCGGAGGTGTAAGTTTCGTCCTTTCTGCGATCATCTTTTTCTCGGCGGGTATAATCGTAAGGCTGGTTCTGGGCGGCCGGTATTCGGAATCCGTTGCGGTCCTGAGGATACTCTCCTTCCTCCCCTTTGTCATTGCGTTGAGCAACATATTCGGGATCCAGACCATGCTGAACCTGGGTTACAAGAAGGCTTTCTCCAGGATATTAATCGGTGCGAGTCTGTTGAATATCGTCCTTGCGTTCATCCTTGTTCCTCCGTTCCGGCAGACAGGCATATCCTTTGCCGTCCTGGTTTCGGAGACCGTCGTTACGGTTTCCATGTTTGTCTACCTGCAAGGAAGAGGGATCCGGATGTTGGGAGGCAAGGTATGCCGGACTATATAGTAGTGGGATCAGGTTTCGCGGGAAGTGTAATCGCAGAGCGGATCGCGAACGTCCTTGACCGCAATGTCCTGGTGATAGAGAAAAGGAGTCATGTCGGCGGCAACTGTTATGATTCCAGGGATGCAACCGGTATCCTGGTCCACCGTTACGGCCCTCATCTCTTCCACACGAACCGGAAGGACGTCTTTGACTATCTTTCCGGTTTTACCGGCTGGCGTACATACCATCACCGGGTCCTGGCCTGTGTAGGCGACAGGAAGATACCCCTGCCGTTCGATCTGAAGACATTACACATGGTATTTCCTGAAGAGACGGCGGCAGGGATCGAGAGCAGACTCGTCAGACGTTATCAATACGGCACAAAGGTTCCCATCCTGGATCTCATGAAGGAGGATGACCCCTCCTTAAGGCTGCTTGCGGATTATATATACAACAATATATTCCTGAATTACACGGCAAAGCAGTGGGGAGTAAGGCCGGAGGATGTGGATCCTGCGGTGACCGCCAGGGTGCCGGTCCTTGTCGGCAGGAACGACGGATATTTCGATGATCGTTACCAGGCGGTTCCTGAAGAAGGCTATTCCAGGATGTTTGAATGTATGCTGGATCATCCGAAGATTGAGCTGATGCCGGGCACCGACTCCGGTGATGTGCTGTCCGTCAACCCCACGACCGGCAGGATATATTTCAAGGGGGTGGAGTTCAGGGGCAAGGTCGTCTTCACCGGCATGATTGATGAACTCTTCGGTTTCAAACTGGGGGCGCTTTCCTACCGTTCCTTGGACCTGGAGTTCGAGACGCTTGATCAGGAATATTACCAGGAGGTCGCCACCGTTAATTATCCCAACGATCATGCCTTCACGAGGATCACCGAGTTCAGGCATATTCACCCGGTGGATGTAAACAGGACGGTCATCCTGAAAGAATATCCGAAGACATACAGGGCGGGAAGGGATATACCTTACTATCCTGCTCTTACGAATGAAACCGCTGATCTATATGAAAAATACAAGGCTCTTGCCGCCCGGTCAGAAAACCTGGTCCTCGTCGGGAGACTGGCGGAGTACAAGTATTATGACATGGACGATATCGTCAAGAGGTCGCTGGATCTGTTCGAGGAAGAAATCAGGTGAGGAGAAGCTGTGAAAGATAGTGTATGTGCTGTCGTGGTTACCTATAACAGAAAACATCTTCTCATTGAATGCCTTGAAGCGCTTTTGAACCAGGCAAGACCGATACAGGCCATCTGTCTGATAGATAATCTTTCAACCGATGGAACGCCTGAGTTGCTTTCAGCAAAAGGGTATATAGGTGATCTCCTTCCGGTCGATCTGCTGGAGCCTTTTGAACAGAAATGTGAGGTGAATAATTCGGCCGATGGAAAGCCGGTAGAGATTTACTATGTGCGGATGCACGAAAATGTTGGTGGTGCGGGTGGATTCCATGAAGGACTAAAAAGAGCGTATGAAAGAGGATTTGATTGGTTCTGGTTGATGGATGATGATGCCGAACCCACGCAAGGATCCTTGGCGAAGTTGCAGGAACATTTCGGCGCGAATGATATCGCGGCATTGGCATGCAGTGTACTGTCGGATGACGGTCGGATAGCCTATCATCACAGAGGTCTCATAGATCTGAGACGTGTTTTCCCTCTTCTACAAAAGCCGTTATTGCAAGAAAGCTACACATCTTCCGTGGTAAAAATAGATATGGCCTCTTTCGTGGGATTGTTGGTCGGCAGAGAAGCCGTGAGCCGGATAGGTTATCCCAAGAAAGAATTTTTCATTCATCATGACGATGTCGAATACTCCATGCGACTGAGAAAAGCGGGAGAGATGCTTCTTGTTCCCGGTAGCAGGATGATCCATAAAGAGGCTGCACAATGTATACAAAAAAGATTTTTTGGGATGGATGTCGCCAGGATACCTTTTAATCGTTTTTGGCTTACATATTATGGTATGAGAAATCTGGTATGGCTGGGAAATCGCTACTCAAAAAACAGGGTTGGTTTCTATTCAGGATGGACCATCAAGTTGTTACGCACTATAACGGGGATATTGCTGCTGGACGATAATAAGTTTCAACGCATTAGATTAGTTGTTCAAGCTTATCGTGACGGGTTGGGAGATACTTTTGACAATGATAAGCCGCGCAAGTATTCTTTTCTGTAAATGTCTATTCTGTATACGAACGGTTGATCTATTATGAGAATCTGTTACTTCGGCACGTACGAAAAGGACTATCCCCGCAACCGGATTGTGATCCGTGGGCTGCGCCGCAGCGGGATCGAGGTTGTGGAATGCCACTTCCCGCTCTGGGAGCGGAGGGAGGACAAGACCGGAGGTTTTCTCTCGGCGGGATCGTTGCTGGTCGTCGCCCTCCGTCTCATCCGGGCCTACCTGGTCCTTGCCGTGCGGTTCTTCCGGGCAGGAAGTTTTGATTGCCTTATGGTAGGATACATCGGGCAGATGGATATCTTCCTCGCGAGATTCCTCCTTATGTTCAGAAGGCGCCCCCTGATATTCAACCCCCTCGTATCACTCTACGATACCCTCGTGATTGACCGGGGAATCTTTCGCAGGGGTTCCATCACGGCCGGCCTTCTTTTCCGGATAGACCGGTGGTCCTTGCAACTG contains:
- a CDS encoding flippase; translation: MMNRGDTLAKKRLLSNFASLSVLQGANYLLPFITLPYLVRVLGPEKFGLVAFAQAFIQYFNILTDYGFNLSATREISIHREDGNELSGIFSAVMMIKLALLALSAVIMLCIVFSFGRFYQQRLVYYYAFGMVAGQCIFPVWFFQGMERMKYITFLNISARLIFTVCIFVFVHDVNDYIYVPLINSLGFMTAGILAFVIVFKDFHVRFTLPSVERIRHQLKEGWHIFISTVAISLYTTSNTFILGLLTNDTIVGYYSAAEKIIRAVQGLLTPVSQAVYPYVSRLIHTARGEGIRFLRRMTVMVGGVSFVLSAIIFFSAGIIVRLVLGGRYSESVAVLRILSFLPFVIALSNIFGIQTMLNLGYKKAFSRILIGASLLNIVLAFILVPPFRQTGISFAVLVSETVVTVSMFVYLQGRGIRMLGGKVCRTI
- the glf gene encoding UDP-galactopyranose mutase translates to MPDYIVVGSGFAGSVIAERIANVLDRNVLVIEKRSHVGGNCYDSRDATGILVHRYGPHLFHTNRKDVFDYLSGFTGWRTYHHRVLACVGDRKIPLPFDLKTLHMVFPEETAAGIESRLVRRYQYGTKVPILDLMKEDDPSLRLLADYIYNNIFLNYTAKQWGVRPEDVDPAVTARVPVLVGRNDGYFDDRYQAVPEEGYSRMFECMLDHPKIELMPGTDSGDVLSVNPTTGRIYFKGVEFRGKVVFTGMIDELFGFKLGALSYRSLDLEFETLDQEYYQEVATVNYPNDHAFTRITEFRHIHPVDVNRTVILKEYPKTYRAGRDIPYYPALTNETADLYEKYKALAARSENLVLVGRLAEYKYYDMDDIVKRSLDLFEEEIR
- a CDS encoding glycosyltransferase family 2 protein; translated protein: MPKPMISVVVPVYDEEGSLEVLASEIRTVLGPLPNEYEVIFVNDGSRDGSTARLAALHKDDPTVKVVELRDNFGKSVALSVGFEHANGEIIFTMDADLQDDPKEIPRFLEKIEEGYDLVSGWKFKRHDPVGKTFPSKIFNRVVSMMTGIKLHDFNCGFKCYRRVVVQNVRIYGELHRFVPVLARWKGFRVAEIKVDHHPRLHGVSKYGVERFTRGFLDLLTVLFLTRYLKRPLHLFGGIGLFCLVPGLLLSAWFVIQWLIGVPMHVRPFMVFGWVAIILGIQFISMGLLGEMLIHSFHTYKQREDPSIIRRTML
- a CDS encoding glycosyltransferase, translating into MKDSVCAVVVTYNRKHLLIECLEALLNQARPIQAICLIDNLSTDGTPELLSAKGYIGDLLPVDLLEPFEQKCEVNNSADGKPVEIYYVRMHENVGGAGGFHEGLKRAYERGFDWFWLMDDDAEPTQGSLAKLQEHFGANDIAALACSVLSDDGRIAYHHRGLIDLRRVFPLLQKPLLQESYTSSVVKIDMASFVGLLVGREAVSRIGYPKKEFFIHHDDVEYSMRLRKAGEMLLVPGSRMIHKEAAQCIQKRFFGMDVARIPFNRFWLTYYGMRNLVWLGNRYSKNRVGFYSGWTIKLLRTITGILLLDDNKFQRIRLVVQAYRDGLGDTFDNDKPRKYSFL